GGAGGTCACTGGTTCGAACCCAGTATCGCCCACCAGATCGACCACAGCGCTGCCCTCAGTGCGTCTCGTAGATGCCGAGCTGGATGCCGTTGGTGTAGGTGCGGGTCTCGCGCAGGGTGAGCTTCTGCTTGTCCTCGGCGTCGGTCGGGAAGAGCCGCTTGCCGCTGCCGAGGATGACCGGGAACACCATGAGGTTCCACTGGTCGACCAGGCCCGCGCCGTGCAGGGCTCGAGCGAGCGTCGCGCTGCCGTGCACCGCGATGGGACCTCCGTCGCCCTCCTTGAGGTCGCGGACGGCGGCGAGGTCCCGCACCACGGTCGTGTTGTGCCAGGTGGGGTGGTTCAACGTCGTGGACACGACGACCTTCTCCATCGTGTTGAACTTGTCGGCGAAGTCGCCGTCCCGCTCCGGCCAGGCCGCGGCGAACCCCTCGTACGTCGTCCGGCCGAGCAGCAGGGTCTGCGTGCCGAAGGTCTCCTCGACCTTGAACTCGTAGCGGGCGGGGTCCTCCTCGATGTCGAAGGTCCAGCCGGAGTGCCGGTAGCCCTCCTCGCCGCCGGGCGCCTCCACGACGCCGTCCAGGGAGATGAACTCGGTGACGAACAGGGTGCGCATGGGGTCCTCGTCTCGGGTCGTGGGGTGCTGCTTCCGACCTCACCACGAAAGGGGAGCGGCCGATACGACACCCGGGCCCGGGCCGGAGTCGCAGGCTCGCGGCGCTGGGCGCCTACTTCCGGGCGCCGAGCAGGAGGTCGGCGACGACTCCGCCGAGGCTTGGCTGTCCGCGGCGATCGGGCGGCCCGTGACGCTGCAGCCCACGCACGGGAGACCAGCCTCTGCGGCACTCACGGACTCGT
This DNA window, taken from Angustibacter luteus, encodes the following:
- a CDS encoding dihydrofolate reductase family protein: MRTLFVTEFISLDGVVEAPGGEEGYRHSGWTFDIEEDPARYEFKVEETFGTQTLLLGRTTYEGFAAAWPERDGDFADKFNTMEKVVVSTTLNHPTWHNTTVVRDLAAVRDLKEGDGGPIAVHGSATLARALHGAGLVDQWNLMVFPVILGSGKRLFPTDAEDKQKLTLRETRTYTNGIQLGIYETH